From the genome of Labedella gwakjiensis:
CGAAACGAGACGTTCTTATAGTCTGCTGCACCTTATGTGGGTGCGGGGTGTTAGAGTCGATGCGACCCGAAGGAGACACCGTGGCCGCGAACGGCGAGCAGGATCCTGCCGGCCCCGTGACCCTCGCGGTGTCGACGGTCATCTTCGCGCTCCGGAGCGACGACGGAGTGGGATCAGACAGTGAGGATCCCACGATCTGGCTGCCACTCGTGCGCCGGATCCGGGAACCCCACGACGGTCGATGGGCGCTTCCCGGCGGTCCGCTCGCCTCCCACGAGGGTCTCGCCGAGGCCGCGGCCCGATCCCTCTCCGAGACCACCGGCCTCACGCCGAGATACCTCGAACAGCTCTACGCGTTCGGCGACGTCGATCGTTCGCCCGGGGACCGCGTGGTCTCGATCGTCTACTGGGCCCTCGTCGACGGGGCCGAGGCGAAGCGCGCTCACGTGGGCCAGAACGTGCGCTGGTTCCCGGCCGATCGGCTCCCCCGCCTCGCCTTCGACCACAACGCGATCGTCGACTACGCGCTGTGGCGGCTGCGGACGAAGGTGGAGTACAGCGACATCGCTCGCGCCCTCCTCGGGGAGACCTTCACCCTCTCCGAACTGCGGACGGTGCACGAAGCCGTGCTCCAGCGCCGACTCGACCCTGCGAACTTCCGGCGCCAGGTCGATGCGCACGGTCGGCTGGAAGCAACCGGCGACTCACGCCGCTCGGGCGCCCATCGTCCGGCGCGGCTCTACCGGTACGCCGCCGACGAATCCCGCGCATCCCCGTACCCCGTGACACCGGATTCGCCTCGACCCACCCCTCGTCTCTCGACACCTCCTATCCCGATCGGGGAGCAGCCATGACAACGACAGCATCCGTCGACCTCGCCATCCGCGACATCTCGAACGGCACAGCTCAGGGATCGACCTGCAGCCCGGACCTCGTCCAGGCTCCGTGGACCTTCGATCTGCAGCCGCCCGGCTACGGCCCGGGTGCGTCCCTCGGAGACGTCATCCCCACCGGGACGCCGCGGCAAGGACAGCTGCCGGCGTTCTACCGGGACGCCGAGCCCGCGGAACTCGACCGTCGCATCCGCTCCGCGAAGGACCTCCTCGGCGAGCGCCTCGTGATCCTCGGACACTTCTACCAGCGCGATGAAGTCGTGCAGTATGCCGACTACATCGGCGACTCGTTCCAGCTGGCCGGTGCGGCGAAGGGGCGGACGGACGCCGAGGCCATCGTCTTCTGCGGCGTGCATTTCATGGCGGAGACGGCCGACATGCTCTCCTCCCCCGACCAGGCCGTGATCCTGCCGAACCTCGCGGCCGGGTGCTCCATGGCCGACATGGCGGACATCGATCAGGTCGAGGAGTGCTGGGAGGAACTCGCCGCGCTGTACGGCACGGAGCCGGACGCCGACGGCCGGGTGCCGGTCATCCCCGTCACGTACATGAACTCCTCGGCGGCGCTCAAGGGCTTCTGCGGCCGCAACGGCGGTATCGTCTGCACCTCGTCGAACGCGCGGACCGTGCTCGAGTGGGCCTTCGAACGCGGTCAGCGGGTCCTCTTCTTCCCCGACCAGCACCTCGGACGCAACACGGCCAAGGCGATGGGCGTGCCCGTCGAGTCGATGCCGCTCTGGAACCCCAACCGCCCCCTCGGGGGCAACGACGAGAGCGCACTCGCGGACGCACGAGTCATCCTCTGGCACGGCTTCTGCTCCGTCCACCGTCGGTTCACGGTGGACCAGATCGATCGTGCGCGCGCGGCCCACCCCGGTGTGCGTGTGATCGTGCACCCCGAGTGCCCCATGCCCGTGGTCGACGCCGCGGACGAGAGCGGATCGACGGATTACATCGCGAAGGCCATCGCGGCGGCCCCGGCGGGGACGACGTTCGCGATCGGCACCGAGATCAACCTCGTGCAGCGACTCGCGGCGCAGTACCCCCAGCACACGATCTTCTGCCTCGACGACGTGATCTGCCCCTGCTCCACGATGTACCGCATCCACCCGGGATACCTCGCATGGGTGCTCGACGAGCTCGTGGACGGTCGCGTCGTCAACCGCATCACCGTCGGCGACGACGTCGCCGTCCCGGCACGTATCGCTCTCGAACGCATGCTCGCCGCTCGACCGCCCGTTGCGAGCGCCTGACATGCGCGTCGTCGTCGTCGGCTCCGGGATCGCGGGACTCACCACGGCTCTCCATGCGTCTGCGGATCACGAGGTGATCCTCGTCACGGGAGGCAGGATCGACGCCGCCAACACGGCGTGGGCGCAAGGAGGCATCGCCGGTGTCCTGTCCGAGGACTCCGACGCCTCCCCTCCGGCCGACTCGGTCGACTCGCACATCCGCGACACCCTGCTCGCCGGGGCTGGGCTGTGCGCCGAGGACGCCGTCCGGGTGCTCTGCACTGAGGCCCCGGATCGTCTGCACGAACTGATCGCTCTGGGGGTGCCGTTCGACCGTTCGGGCGGAGTCCTCGCGCGAGCCCTCGAAGCGGCGCACTCGGCGCCCCGAGT
Proteins encoded in this window:
- a CDS encoding NUDIX hydrolase, translated to MRPEGDTVAANGEQDPAGPVTLAVSTVIFALRSDDGVGSDSEDPTIWLPLVRRIREPHDGRWALPGGPLASHEGLAEAAARSLSETTGLTPRYLEQLYAFGDVDRSPGDRVVSIVYWALVDGAEAKRAHVGQNVRWFPADRLPRLAFDHNAIVDYALWRLRTKVEYSDIARALLGETFTLSELRTVHEAVLQRRLDPANFRRQVDAHGRLEATGDSRRSGAHRPARLYRYAADESRASPYPVTPDSPRPTPRLSTPPIPIGEQP
- the nadA gene encoding quinolinate synthase NadA encodes the protein MTTTASVDLAIRDISNGTAQGSTCSPDLVQAPWTFDLQPPGYGPGASLGDVIPTGTPRQGQLPAFYRDAEPAELDRRIRSAKDLLGERLVILGHFYQRDEVVQYADYIGDSFQLAGAAKGRTDAEAIVFCGVHFMAETADMLSSPDQAVILPNLAAGCSMADMADIDQVEECWEELAALYGTEPDADGRVPVIPVTYMNSSAALKGFCGRNGGIVCTSSNARTVLEWAFERGQRVLFFPDQHLGRNTAKAMGVPVESMPLWNPNRPLGGNDESALADARVILWHGFCSVHRRFTVDQIDRARAAHPGVRVIVHPECPMPVVDAADESGSTDYIAKAIAAAPAGTTFAIGTEINLVQRLAAQYPQHTIFCLDDVICPCSTMYRIHPGYLAWVLDELVDGRVVNRITVGDDVAVPARIALERMLAARPPVASA